In the genome of Candidatus Poribacteria bacterium, the window GGCGTTTTCAACTGCCCCTCGTCCACGCCTTTGGTTAAAGAAACCGCTGAACGGGTTGTCATCGCCTGATTCCTCGGCTTCTGCTTTCGACGCTTCCCCCTTAATTGCGGTTTGGATGAAAATTTTGTCTTCCCAAACAATTGGCGCGGCATGTCCTATGCCGGGGATAGCGACTTTCCAACGGATGTTTTCAGTTTCACTCCATGTCGTGGGTGGACTGGCTTCAACTGCGACACCAGTTGCGTGAGGTCCGCGCCAGTGGTGCCAGTTCTTCTCGAAACCGATTGGCTGTGACGCGCTCGCTGCGATCACCGTCAAAGTAAGGGTAAACACTGTTAGAATTGCGATTCTCTTTATCATCTTGATTCCTCTCATGTTTATTGTAAAAATGGGTTACTAAATTGCTATACTTAAGGGTGATTCATTACACCTTGCAGACGCTCCGCCACGCCTGTAACTAAATTAGCCTATAATATCCTCAATGACAAGCGGTTGTGCTAATTCGTTATTTGCTGCTTCCAGTTTTTCACGACTTGAAACGACACACACCGCGGCTTTGTCTCGGTTTTCCTCCAAGAGTTGCAGAAGTGCCCGTTTTACCTCAGCAGGGGTGGCACGTCGGAGTTGCGCGTAGCGTTCTTCCCGCATCTCACGTGTCTGTCCTACAAGGTATTGACTCAGCGCATCACTCGCTGCTTGACTCGGACGAATTGGTTTCTCAGCAGTTTTCGCTGTCGCGATAATCGCTCGATCAATGTCTGTCTGTGTCCATTGGACCTGTTTAACGTAGTCGGCTGCCTGTTCAAAGACGTTGAGCGTCCGTGCGACGTGTGGATCGCGATATGAGGCTTGATACAGTTGCGCATCAAACGGACTGTAGTTGAAATATGCCCCGTAAGCGTTGCCTTTAAAGCGGATCTCGCTCATGATGTAATCCAATCGCAGAATATGTGCGCCGATAGTGAGCAGCGTTGAGTCAGGATCCGAATAGTGCGGTGCCGGGATCACGTGTGCACAGTAGGCAATCTGAATAGGACCGGCTAATCCTTCTCTCGGCGGTGTCCGAAACGGTTGAAACGCAATGGATTCTGACGGAATCGACTCCTCTCGCATCGCGCTGAGCCACTCACCAAGTTTAGTGCGTGTCGTTTCAAAAGCGGTATCGGAACCCGTGAAACTCGCGGTCACGCGCCCGCGGGTCAGCAGGAAGTCGCGAATCGCTTCTATATGACATATCAACTCGGCGTTAAGTTCGTCAAAATTGTTGAGGAACGTTTCGCTGTTGTGGAGTTGCGGAAGACCAAAAACAATTTCCGAGAGATGTGATTCTGGTGACAGACCTCGCGAAGCGTGATGAATCGCTGTATTCAAGCCGTCCTGAATCATTTCCGTCCGGTATTCAGCAACAGCCTGCACCAAGACATCACGAAGGCGTTCTGTATCGCGCGGGTTCACAGCAAAGACAAGGTCATGGAGCACATCAAGTGCCTCGTCGATTTTGCCATCAAGTGCTTTGAGATGAAAACGCATGTTTTGCAAGGAGCGGTTTGTATCAAGAGCATGCGTACTGAATCCCGGTGAACAGCCGATCCCACCGGTAACAGCCGATGTCCGATGCGCTATCTCCGCGTAGTCCATATCGGCAGCACCGAGTTTGCTAATCGCATCGGTGTATCTCGGTAGGTAACTCCAAAGATGCTCCGGCAAGCCTTGCAAATCGAAGTTTAGGACGAGATAGTTAACGCCATTGGCAAAGACATCATTGTGAAGAAGCGGACGACCCTCAACGTTCTGAACCGTTGTCGGGATATGTCTCGGTTTTTCGGGTAGATCGCTCACCTGAAGTTGCGGCAGTTTCGCCAATGCTTCAGGTGAATTCGGTTGTGCGTTGAGACGTTCCAATTCAGCGGCATCCGCGGCAATCCGTGTCACCTGTTCATCCGTGAGTTGTGCGCGTATCTCCTTCATTTGTTCGACGAGTTCGGCATCGGTTTTTGCTTGTTTGTCTCTATCTGGAGATAGAACGCTTGTCAAACGATGTGGATTTTCAATAAGCCGCTTACGGATGACTTCATTGAAAATCGCTGGATTTTCCTGCCATTGCTGACGGACATCCGCGAGCGTTTTCCCCATTTTCAGGAAGGTGTTTGAATCCTTCTCATATATCCAACCCTCAATGACACGTTGGAGCATGCGGAGCGGGAACATCGACGCAACCTCTTGATAGTGATAGGTTGCTTGCTGGAACGCGGCTTCCACCTTCTCACTATCAATCTCTGAATCCGCAACCTCTGTGAGTGTATCGGTGACGAGTTCGGTAAACGCTTCGACACGCTCGGTTTCACTTCCCTTGAGGAGAAGGTAGAAAGTTGCCGCTGCCCCGATAGAACCAGCACCCGAATAGACGAGATCCGCGCCGAGTTTGGAATCGATAATCGCTTTTCGGAGTGGTGCAGCTTCATTGCCCAGAAGAATGAGACTTAAAATACGCCCCAAAACTACCTCTTCAGGATCAGTCGCATCTCCGATGAACCAACTCAACATCAGGTACGTTTTCTCTGTGAGGGGTTCATCCGCGCCAACAGGATAAGTATCCATTACAACTTGTGGTGATTTCCATTTCGACTGATGGGTAACTTCTGGACTAAGGGGTCGCAAGGCGGCACTCGCCTCGTTTCTCGGAATCTTATCCAGTTTATCCGCGAGAAAGGAAAGATAGTCGCTTGTTGGGATATCACCGTAGAGGAAGAAGTAACTGTTACTCGGATGATAATAGGTTTCGTGGAATTTCTTCAGCTGCTCGTAGGTCAAATCCGGAATTGCATCGGGATCTCCACCAGACTCACAGGCATAGAGCGTATCTGGAAGGAGTCGGCTCGTCATTGCGCGATACAACAGTGATTCTGGATCCGAGAAGACCCCTTTCATCTCATTATAGACGATACCGGTTACCTTCAAATCGCCAGTCGGATCTTCGGGATTAACAGGTGCGAGATGGTGCCCTTCGCGCTTAAAGGTCTCCTCCGTGAGGAGTGGATGGAATACCGCATCAAAATAGACTTCTGCTAAGTTGAAGAGATCCTTCTTTACATTGCTCGCTACAGGATAGTAAGTATGATCTGAACTGGTCATGGCGTTGATAAAGGTTGCCATGCTCATCTTGATCATTTCAAAAAACGGTTCTTTAACCGGGTATTTCTGTGAACCCGCTAAGACGGCGTGCTCAAGTATATGCGGGACACCTGTATCGTCCGATGGTGGGGTCGGAAAATTAATGGAGAAGAGGTTCTCTGTGTCGTCCGTGTAGAGATGTAGTAAGCGGGCGCCGCTATGTTGATGTGCTAATTCAATCGTCACCGCTCGCAATTCGTCGATCGGTGTGACGGCTTTGACTTCAAAGCCGTGCAGTTGTTCGCCGGGACGTAAATCTACCTCCGGCATTCGGGTCGTTTCCATTATTTAATTGTTCCTTGCGGTTCGGTTAGCGTGCTATGGGAGTTAACGTTCTCTTCCGTAGAGCCGCCTTCCACTACGTTTCAGGCTCATGATCTTTGACTCAAAAGAAAAAACGTTCCTAATTATTCCTTGCGGTTTTTTAATTATTCCTTGCGGATAAGTAACGTTGGCTCGGACTTTCACGTGCCTTTCAATATATCCGTCCTCCACTACGTTACGGACTACGTGTTTCGGCAAAAAAGAAGAAAGTTACTATCTTTCCAAATTAGCACAAACGAGTTCTTCATCGTTCCGAATGAAGACGTGTTTATAGGCAAACGCGGGATGTGCCCATGTAACACCGCCTCTTCGGTTCAACTGATCGCGTGTCGGTTCAATCAATTTGGCGCGACTGATAATATTCAGTCCTTCAGGAGAGAGTTCTGTAATGAGAAGTTCGCCGTGTTCATTGAACATCCAGACCTTGTTATCCGATGATACAGGGTGTTTAACGAGATGAATA includes:
- a CDS encoding insulinase family protein, producing METTRMPEVDLRPGEQLHGFEVKAVTPIDELRAVTIELAHQHSGARLLHLYTDDTENLFSINFPTPPSDDTGVPHILEHAVLAGSQKYPVKEPFFEMIKMSMATFINAMTSSDHTYYPVASNVKKDLFNLAEVYFDAVFHPLLTEETFKREGHHLAPVNPEDPTGDLKVTGIVYNEMKGVFSDPESLLYRAMTSRLLPDTLYACESGGDPDAIPDLTYEQLKKFHETYYHPSNSYFFLYGDIPTSDYLSFLADKLDKIPRNEASAALRPLSPEVTHQSKWKSPQVVMDTYPVGADEPLTEKTYLMLSWFIGDATDPEEVVLGRILSLILLGNEAAPLRKAIIDSKLGADLVYSGAGSIGAAATFYLLLKGSETERVEAFTELVTDTLTEVADSEIDSEKVEAAFQQATYHYQEVASMFPLRMLQRVIEGWIYEKDSNTFLKMGKTLADVRQQWQENPAIFNEVIRKRLIENPHRLTSVLSPDRDKQAKTDAELVEQMKEIRAQLTDEQVTRIAADAAELERLNAQPNSPEALAKLPQLQVSDLPEKPRHIPTTVQNVEGRPLLHNDVFANGVNYLVLNFDLQGLPEHLWSYLPRYTDAISKLGAADMDYAEIAHRTSAVTGGIGCSPGFSTHALDTNRSLQNMRFHLKALDGKIDEALDVLHDLVFAVNPRDTERLRDVLVQAVAEYRTEMIQDGLNTAIHHASRGLSPESHLSEIVFGLPQLHNSETFLNNFDELNAELICHIEAIRDFLLTRGRVTASFTGSDTAFETTRTKLGEWLSAMREESIPSESIAFQPFRTPPREGLAGPIQIAYCAHVIPAPHYSDPDSTLLTIGAHILRLDYIMSEIRFKGNAYGAYFNYSPFDAQLYQASYRDPHVARTLNVFEQAADYVKQVQWTQTDIDRAIIATAKTAEKPIRPSQAASDALSQYLVGQTREMREERYAQLRRATPAEVKRALLQLLEENRDKAAVCVVSSREKLEAANNELAQPLVIEDIIG